The proteins below come from a single Campylobacter sp. CCUG 57310 genomic window:
- the tsaD gene encoding tRNA (adenosine(37)-N6)-threonylcarbamoyltransferase complex transferase subunit TsaD, which produces MILGIESSCDDSSIALFDIKNLKLIHHKKISQDEEHSKFGGVVPELAARLHTAALPKLLEEIRPNFKDIKAIAVTNEPGLTVSLVGGVSMAKALSISLNVPLIAVNHLIGHIYSLFLEEEARFPLGVMLVSGGHTMILDIDEKGDIKLLASTMDDSFGESFDKVAKMLDLSYPGGVEVQNAAQRCVQKDRFKFTVPLLFDPRTAYSFSGLKNQVRVEIEKLKESGNLIEQDISDICYAFENAACEHILNKLEKVFNERKFRRFGVVGGASANLNLRSRIENLCSKFDCELLLAPLKFCSDNAAMIARAGREKYLKNQFVKFDELKINPRVKFDEA; this is translated from the coding sequence GTGATTTTAGGGATAGAAAGTAGCTGTGATGACAGCTCTATCGCGCTTTTTGATATCAAAAATTTAAAGCTCATACATCATAAAAAGATATCTCAAGACGAAGAGCACTCAAAATTTGGCGGAGTGGTGCCCGAGCTTGCCGCAAGGCTGCACACTGCCGCTTTGCCAAAGCTGCTTGAAGAGATAAGGCCAAATTTTAAGGATATCAAGGCAATTGCCGTTACAAATGAGCCCGGGCTTACCGTAAGCTTGGTGGGCGGAGTGAGTATGGCAAAGGCGCTTAGTATCTCGCTAAATGTGCCGTTAATCGCAGTAAATCATCTCATAGGGCATATTTATTCGCTTTTTTTAGAAGAAGAGGCACGCTTTCCGCTTGGTGTGATGCTCGTTAGCGGCGGTCATACGATGATACTTGACATCGATGAAAAGGGAGATATCAAGCTGCTTGCTTCCACGATGGATGATAGCTTTGGCGAGAGCTTTGATAAGGTTGCTAAGATGCTTGATCTTAGCTATCCGGGCGGGGTTGAAGTGCAAAACGCAGCGCAGCGATGTGTGCAAAAAGACAGGTTTAAATTCACGGTTCCTCTTTTGTTTGATCCTCGCACGGCTTATAGCTTTTCAGGGCTTAAAAATCAGGTCAGAGTCGAGATAGAAAAGCTAAAAGAAAGCGGAAATTTAATCGAGCAAGATATCAGCGACATCTGCTACGCTTTTGAAAATGCAGCCTGCGAGCATATTTTAAATAAGCTTGAGAAGGTATTTAACGAGCGAAAATTCAGGCGTTTTGGCGTAGTAGGCGGAGCAAGCGCGAATTTAAATTTACGCTCTCGAATTGAGAATTTATGCTCTAAATTTGATTGCGAGCTTTTGCTTGCACCGCTTAAATTTTGCTCGGATAATGCCGCTATGATAGCTAGAGCAGGGCGTGAGAAATACCTTAAAAATCAGTTTGTAAAATTTGATGAGCTAAAGATAAATCCGCGTGTTAAATTTGATGAGGCTTGA
- a CDS encoding 3'(2'),5'-bisphosphate nucleotidase CysQ — MKDLNFLLELAKSAAFEGGKEILKFYKSDLDKELKQALMQNIPIDKDNLPFKKSKISNSPEQNDSKEKIGYEIYIKPDKSPVTQADLASNDKIFEILSSSGLPICSEEKILDENTNEFWLIDPLDGTNDFISGIGEFCVCIALIKDFRPILGVIYIPISNELFYAIKNQGSHYEKMPNFSSYQDQNAQFSKENLKNVSNKASKSLITVSRYSKNKIPNLLAQSLNLEPFRLSSAIKFCKIAEDTAEIYARFSPSCIWDNAAGEIIASEAGAVMIDLKNKNSPLYTVQNLKSNEFIVISDKFLDKKDEILEFINSSK, encoded by the coding sequence ATGAAAGACCTGAATTTTTTACTTGAACTAGCCAAAAGCGCCGCCTTTGAGGGCGGAAAAGAGATTTTAAAATTCTACAAAAGCGACTTAGATAAAGAGCTAAAACAAGCGCTAATGCAAAATATACCGATTGATAAAGATAATTTGCCTTTTAAGAAAAGCAAAATTTCAAACAGCCCTGAGCAAAACGACTCAAAAGAAAAAATAGGCTATGAAATTTACATAAAGCCCGATAAATCACCCGTTACTCAAGCCGATCTTGCCTCAAACGACAAAATTTTTGAAATTTTAAGCTCAAGCGGTCTGCCGATTTGCTCGGAAGAGAAAATTTTAGATGAAAATACAAATGAATTTTGGCTTATAGACCCGCTTGACGGCACAAATGATTTTATTAGCGGGATAGGTGAATTTTGCGTCTGCATAGCCCTTATCAAGGATTTTAGACCGATTTTAGGCGTGATTTATATACCGATATCAAACGAGCTTTTTTATGCGATCAAGAATCAAGGATCGCACTACGAAAAAATGCCAAATTTCAGCTCTTATCAAGATCAAAACGCACAATTTTCAAAAGAAAATTTAAAAAACGTATCAAACAAAGCGAGTAAAAGCTTAATAACCGTTAGCAGGTATAGCAAAAATAAAATCCCGAATTTGCTAGCCCAAAGCCTAAATTTAGAGCCCTTTAGACTAAGTTCCGCTATCAAATTTTGTAAAATAGCCGAGGATACGGCTGAAATTTACGCAAGATTTAGTCCAAGCTGTATCTGGGATAACGCCGCAGGTGAAATTATAGCTAGCGAAGCGGGTGCCGTGATGATAGATCTAAAAAATAAAAATTCGCCGCTTTATACCGTGCAAAATCTAAAAAGCAACGAATTTATCGTGATTTCAGACAAATTCCTAGATAAAAAAGATGAAATTTTAGAATTTATAAACAGTAGCAAATAG
- a CDS encoding citrate synthase codes for MSNTVTLTDNRNGKSYEFPILQGTMGPDVIDISTFFSQTGMFTFDRGYTSTAMCRSSITYIDGLKGELMHRGYDIAYLADNKTFLDVAYLLLNKELPNAKEYDEFRLELKKRSFIHEGMMKIFDAFPDKAHPMAILQASVSALSAFYFDHLNMDKPEEYHEMAMRIIAKIPTIAAFSYRYSRGLPIIYPNLDRGFTENFLYMMRSYPYEHVNLKPIEVKALDTVFMLHADHEQNASTTTVRTVGSTHAHPYACISAGIGALWGWAHGGANEGVIRQLEEIGSVANVEKYIARAKDKNDPFRLMGFGHRVYKNFDPRARVLKKMCDQLFDEIGINTELLKIAKKIEEIALSDDYFISRNLYPNVDFYSGLILKALSIPNDMFAVIFVIGRTPGWISQWIELKEQDTIKIVRPRQLYVGETNRTPK; via the coding sequence ATGTCAAACACCGTCACGCTTACGGACAACAGAAACGGCAAGAGCTACGAATTCCCGATTTTACAAGGCACTATGGGTCCTGATGTCATAGATATATCGACATTTTTCAGCCAAACGGGTATGTTTACCTTTGACCGCGGGTACACTTCAACCGCAATGTGCCGCTCGTCTATCACCTATATAGACGGACTTAAAGGCGAGCTTATGCACCGCGGATATGATATAGCATATCTAGCCGACAACAAAACCTTCCTTGATGTCGCGTATCTGCTTTTAAACAAAGAATTGCCTAACGCAAAAGAGTATGATGAATTTAGACTCGAGCTTAAAAAGCGCTCCTTTATACACGAAGGCATGATGAAAATTTTCGACGCTTTTCCGGATAAAGCTCATCCTATGGCGATCTTGCAAGCTAGCGTTTCTGCGCTTAGTGCGTTTTATTTCGATCATCTTAATATGGACAAACCCGAAGAATACCACGAAATGGCTATGCGAATAATTGCCAAAATCCCTACCATAGCCGCGTTTAGCTATCGCTACTCAAGAGGGCTTCCTATTATTTATCCGAATTTGGACCGCGGATTTACCGAAAATTTTCTTTATATGATGAGAAGTTATCCTTATGAGCACGTGAATTTAAAACCTATCGAAGTAAAGGCTCTTGATACGGTTTTCATGCTTCACGCCGACCACGAGCAAAACGCCTCAACCACGACAGTCCGCACCGTAGGCTCAACACACGCTCATCCGTATGCGTGTATATCGGCAGGCATCGGAGCTCTTTGGGGATGGGCTCACGGCGGAGCGAACGAAGGAGTCATACGCCAGCTTGAAGAGATAGGCTCGGTAGCAAACGTAGAAAAATACATCGCGCGCGCAAAGGATAAAAACGATCCGTTTAGACTCATGGGCTTTGGGCACCGCGTATATAAGAATTTCGACCCGCGCGCAAGAGTGCTTAAAAAGATGTGCGATCAGCTCTTTGACGAGATCGGCATAAATACCGAGCTTTTAAAAATCGCCAAAAAGATCGAAGAAATCGCACTTAGCGATGATTATTTCATCTCGCGCAATCTTTATCCGAACGTGGATTTTTATTCGGGACTTATATTAAAGGCGCTATCGATTCCAAACGATATGTTCGCCGTTATCTTTGTGATCGGGCGCACACCGGGCTGGATAAGCCAGTGGATAGAGCTAAAAGAGCAAGATACGATCAAGATCGTTCGTCCTAGACAGCTTTATGTCGGAGAGACAAACCGAACGCCGAAGTGA
- a CDS encoding cation:proton antiporter, with the protein MPHSATSGLSILIALAFIVFTSPYFSKILRIPIAPVEIILGAAAGYFGLIGHNDIFHIVSEVGFFYLMFLAGTEVDLKIFFTTDKKILKSGLIYIALLYLLSSIITFSFDLTPLFILIIPLMSVGMIFTLFKEYGREEKWLNLGMLVGSIGEVVSIVLLTFVGAYLKFGAGSELALSIIYLGGFLLLSAFGFKMLNVLFWWYPQLKVMLMPHYDNAEKDIRLSMALFFGIIALMLYLDLEIAFGAFVAGTFIATFFDHKKDLPHKLASFGFGFLVPTFFIYIGSTFKIDALFMDGIIKNAMLIVSVMIGFRMIASLVFLNLLGFKKTMLYALSHSMPLTLLIAVATIAHKSGDISEEFYFSCILASLTQAIIVMISIKILMNSQKKNFRAISKE; encoded by the coding sequence TTGCCACACTCTGCCACTAGCGGTCTTAGCATACTAATAGCACTTGCTTTTATAGTATTTACCTCGCCGTATTTTTCTAAAATTTTGCGTATCCCAATCGCTCCGGTTGAGATCATTTTAGGTGCGGCTGCGGGGTATTTCGGACTTATAGGGCACAACGATATATTTCACATAGTTAGCGAAGTCGGGTTTTTCTACCTGATGTTTTTAGCGGGAACCGAGGTTGATCTAAAGATATTTTTTACAACCGATAAAAAAATACTAAAATCAGGGCTCATATACATCGCACTACTATATCTGCTCTCATCTATAATTACGTTTAGCTTTGATCTAACACCTCTTTTTATCCTCATCATACCGCTTATGAGCGTGGGTATGATATTTACGCTGTTTAAAGAGTACGGAAGAGAAGAAAAATGGCTAAATTTAGGCATGCTTGTCGGCTCCATAGGTGAAGTTGTAAGTATAGTTCTTTTGACGTTTGTCGGGGCATATCTGAAATTTGGCGCCGGAAGCGAGCTGGCACTTTCTATCATTTACCTTGGAGGATTTTTACTGCTTAGCGCATTTGGCTTTAAGATGCTAAACGTGCTTTTTTGGTGGTATCCTCAGCTAAAAGTCATGCTTATGCCTCATTATGATAACGCCGAAAAAGACATAAGGCTTTCTATGGCGCTATTTTTCGGCATTATCGCACTTATGCTTTATCTTGATCTTGAGATAGCCTTTGGAGCTTTTGTCGCAGGCACATTTATAGCGACATTTTTTGATCACAAAAAAGATCTTCCGCATAAGCTTGCAAGCTTTGGATTTGGCTTTTTGGTACCTACGTTTTTCATATATATCGGCTCTACTTTTAAGATTGACGCTTTATTCATGGATGGCATCATCAAAAACGCTATGCTGATAGTATCGGTAATGATAGGCTTTAGGATGATAGCAAGCCTTGTATTTTTAAATTTGCTCGGCTTTAAAAAGACTATGCTTTACGCACTATCTCACTCTATGCCGCTTACGCTTTTGATAGCCGTTGCTACCATAGCTCACAAATCAGGCGACATAAGCGAGGAATTTTACTTCTCTTGTATCCTTGCAAGTCTAACTCAGGCTATAATAGTGATGATAAGTATAAAAATTTTGATGAATTCCCAAAAGAAAAATTTTAGAGCAATCTCAAAGGAGTAA
- a CDS encoding biotin synthase, translating into MKQIMLCAICSLNVGNCSEDCGYCTQSAKIDARIEKYKLKTIEEIIYEAKIASNNHALGFCLVTSGKNLNDTKLELICRAAKEISKELPNLMLIACNGMASYEALKELKSAGVFSYNHNLETSREYFAKICTTHTWDERFETNLNAKRAGLTLCCGGIYGLGESNEDRVSFRNSLKELDPFSTPINFFIPHAALPIKQKKLSQDEALRIIKDTKEALPNARVMIAGGREAVLKERQYEVFDYGAEAIVIGDYLTAKGEVASSDIKELTKRGYSFATLCH; encoded by the coding sequence ATGAAACAAATTATGCTATGCGCGATCTGTTCGCTAAATGTCGGCAACTGCTCGGAAGACTGCGGTTACTGCACGCAAAGCGCAAAAATAGACGCCAGAATAGAAAAATACAAATTAAAAACAATCGAAGAGATCATCTATGAGGCTAAAATAGCCTCAAATAACCACGCACTTGGCTTTTGCCTAGTAACTTCGGGTAAAAATTTAAACGACACAAAGCTTGAACTTATCTGCCGCGCGGCGAAAGAAATTTCAAAAGAGCTTCCGAATTTAATGCTGATCGCATGCAACGGAATGGCAAGCTACGAAGCGCTTAAAGAGCTTAAGAGTGCGGGAGTTTTTAGCTACAACCACAATCTTGAAACCAGCCGCGAATACTTTGCTAAAATTTGCACTACGCACACTTGGGATGAGAGATTTGAGACGAATTTAAACGCCAAAAGGGCAGGACTGACGCTTTGTTGCGGGGGTATATACGGACTTGGCGAGAGTAACGAGGATAGAGTTAGCTTTAGAAATAGTCTAAAAGAGCTTGATCCGTTTTCCACGCCTATAAATTTCTTTATCCCGCACGCAGCACTTCCTATAAAACAAAAAAAGCTAAGCCAAGATGAGGCGCTAAGAATCATAAAAGATACGAAAGAGGCTTTGCCAAACGCAAGAGTAATGATAGCAGGCGGCCGCGAAGCGGTGCTTAAAGAGCGTCAATATGAAGTTTTTGACTACGGCGCGGAGGCTATTGTGATAGGAGATTATCTTACGGCTAAAGGCGAAGTTGCAAGCAGCGATATAAAAGAGCTTACAAAAAGGGGATATAGCTTTGCCACACTCTGCCACTAG
- the topA gene encoding type I DNA topoisomerase has translation MKNLIIVESPAKAKTIKNFLGKDYDVIASKGHIRDLPKTTFGIKIEDDKFTPEYKVSSDHSKVVKEIKELAKSADNVYLATDEDREGEAIAYHIAMAIGKKPESLPRIVFHEITKTAINNALNSPRTINMSSVNAQQARRLLDRIVGYKLSPLLNLKIQKGLSAGRVQSAALKIIVDREREIQAFKPIEYYTIDTKFKKDLEAELVKFENQKIEKLTITNPDRAKFIVENLKNDKFKIREIESKERKTEPSPPFMTSTLQQSASNRLGFSPRKTMMIAQSLYEGVQTHQGFMGAITYMRTDSLNLAKEAVEAARKIIKSEYGEKYLPSKAKIYATKSKGAQEAHEAIRPTNLSFTPEIAAKFLEKDALKLYTLIYNRFLACQMSASISQTQNVFVSGDKGEFKISGRKVLFDGFYKAYGDLDKDKILPNLNIGDEMSLQSISSSQHFTEPPSRYSEAGLVKKLESLGIGRPSTYAPTISLLTSRDYVRVEKKQLIPNEIAFTMMGVLEEHFSDIVDSEFTSVMEEKLDSVAEDKVDWQKLLSEFYYPFMEKISSGKTNIKSQKVATPIGEKCPECGGDLLLRKGRFGEFIACGNFPKCKYSRNIKKQETSESSDQVKPKKELKKLDVPCPECGSDLVERISKRGKFYGCSGYPKCNFISKYEPTTEKCDECGGMMARKELKKGIFLECVKCKNKKQIEG, from the coding sequence ATGAAAAATTTAATCATCGTAGAATCACCCGCCAAAGCAAAAACTATCAAGAATTTCTTAGGCAAAGACTACGATGTGATAGCCTCCAAAGGGCATATCAGGGATCTTCCTAAAACGACTTTTGGTATAAAGATAGAAGATGACAAATTCACTCCCGAATACAAAGTAAGTAGCGATCATTCCAAAGTAGTAAAAGAGATAAAAGAGCTTGCTAAAAGCGCTGATAACGTCTATCTGGCAACCGACGAGGATAGAGAGGGAGAAGCCATAGCCTATCATATCGCAATGGCGATAGGCAAAAAACCCGAAAGCCTGCCAAGAATCGTATTTCACGAGATAACCAAAACCGCGATAAACAACGCCTTAAACAGCCCGCGAACTATAAATATGTCAAGCGTAAATGCGCAGCAAGCGCGTCGTTTGCTTGATCGCATAGTGGGGTATAAACTCTCTCCGCTTTTAAATTTAAAAATTCAAAAAGGACTAAGCGCGGGCAGAGTGCAAAGTGCTGCTTTAAAGATAATAGTAGATCGCGAGCGTGAAATTCAGGCATTTAAGCCTATAGAATACTATACGATTGATACAAAATTTAAAAAAGATTTAGAAGCCGAACTTGTAAAATTTGAAAACCAAAAGATAGAAAAACTTACGATAACAAACCCGGATCGTGCAAAATTTATCGTAGAAAATTTAAAAAACGACAAATTTAAAATTCGCGAGATCGAAAGCAAAGAGCGCAAAACCGAGCCAAGTCCGCCGTTTATGACCTCAACACTTCAACAAAGTGCAAGCAATAGACTTGGATTTAGCCCGAGAAAAACAATGATGATCGCTCAAAGCCTATATGAAGGTGTGCAAACCCATCAAGGCTTCATGGGCGCGATAACATACATGAGAACCGATAGCTTAAATTTAGCCAAAGAGGCAGTTGAAGCAGCACGCAAGATCATTAAAAGCGAATACGGAGAGAAATACCTGCCAAGCAAGGCTAAAATTTACGCTACCAAAAGTAAAGGCGCACAAGAAGCTCACGAGGCGATACGCCCTACAAATTTAAGCTTCACTCCTGAAATAGCGGCTAAATTTCTGGAAAAAGACGCGCTTAAGCTTTATACGCTTATATACAACCGCTTTTTAGCGTGCCAAATGAGCGCAAGCATAAGCCAAACGCAAAATGTCTTTGTGTCAGGCGATAAGGGCGAGTTTAAGATAAGTGGACGAAAGGTGCTATTTGACGGCTTTTATAAAGCTTACGGGGATTTGGATAAGGATAAAATTTTACCAAATTTAAATATCGGCGACGAGATGAGCTTACAAAGCATATCAAGTAGCCAGCACTTCACCGAACCGCCTAGTCGCTACTCGGAAGCGGGGCTTGTTAAAAAGCTTGAAAGCCTAGGGATCGGTCGCCCAAGCACATACGCACCGACCATATCGCTACTAACTTCGCGCGATTACGTAAGAGTGGAAAAAAAGCAGCTCATACCAAATGAGATAGCATTTACGATGATGGGTGTGCTTGAAGAACACTTTAGCGATATCGTGGATAGCGAATTTACGTCGGTTATGGAAGAAAAGCTTGATAGCGTAGCTGAAGATAAGGTTGATTGGCAAAAGCTTTTAAGCGAATTTTACTATCCGTTTATGGAGAAGATCTCAAGCGGCAAAACAAATATAAAAAGCCAAAAAGTAGCAACTCCGATCGGCGAAAAATGCCCTGAATGCGGAGGCGATTTACTTCTTAGAAAAGGGCGATTTGGTGAATTTATAGCTTGCGGAAATTTCCCAAAATGCAAATACTCGCGCAATATCAAAAAACAAGAAACAAGCGAGTCAAGCGACCAAGTAAAGCCGAAAAAAGAGCTTAAAAAGCTTGACGTGCCTTGTCCTGAGTGCGGAAGCGATCTGGTTGAGCGCATAAGCAAGCGAGGTAAATTTTACGGATGTTCAGGCTATCCGAAGTGCAATTTTATCAGTAAATACGAGCCGACAACCGAAAAATGCGACGAGTGTGGCGGCATGATGGCAAGAAAAGAGCTTAAAAAAGGCATTTTCCTAGAGTGCGTAAAGTGCAAAAATAAAAAGCAGATAGAGGGATAA
- a CDS encoding flagellin B: MSFRINTNINALNTHANAVSNNRELSMSLGKLSSGLRIQTAADDASGLAIADSLRAQANALGQAIANGNDAIGIIQVADKAMDEQLKILDTIKVKATQSAQDGQTTQSRQALQADIVRLMEELDNIGNTTSFNGQQLLNGTFSNKEFQIGAYSNQTVKASIGATTSDKIGLTRFESSKIMTSAEIVSLTFMNVDGVNNVKVASAVISTGIGKGIGALAENINKVADKTGVRATFDVTAIADKAIAGGKIRSLTINGVKIGDLVIKAKDENGALVNAINSVKDQTGVEASVNTEGKLVLTSREGRAIRITGDNGADKKVGQALGMSEKIADMLSKEGSVFAGRLNLVRLDGRDIKVESGNAGKSKFSVAFSADGNKNGGNQQSVSLRDIKGQINVSVAAAMGFQRMSRGVMTSAQSAGVMTLRGAMAVMDIAESAQRTLDFIRSDLGSVQNQLVATVNNITVTQVNVKSAESQIRDVDFAKESANFSKFNILAQSGSYAMSQANAVQQNVLRLLQ, translated from the coding sequence ATGAGTTTTCGCATTAACACTAACATAAATGCACTTAACACACACGCAAACGCAGTCAGTAACAACAGAGAGCTTTCTATGTCTCTTGGCAAATTAAGCTCAGGTTTGAGAATTCAAACCGCAGCTGACGACGCTTCAGGTTTGGCTATTGCAGATAGCCTTAGAGCTCAAGCTAACGCTTTAGGTCAAGCTATAGCAAACGGTAACGATGCTATTGGTATCATCCAAGTTGCAGATAAAGCAATGGACGAGCAGTTAAAAATTCTTGATACTATCAAGGTTAAAGCTACTCAATCGGCTCAAGACGGGCAGACAACTCAGTCTCGCCAAGCACTTCAAGCCGATATCGTTCGCCTTATGGAAGAGCTTGATAACATCGGTAATACGACTTCATTTAACGGTCAGCAACTACTTAACGGAACATTCTCTAACAAAGAGTTCCAAATCGGTGCTTACTCAAACCAAACTGTTAAAGCTTCTATCGGTGCTACAACATCAGACAAGATCGGTCTAACAAGATTTGAGAGTTCAAAGATTATGACATCGGCTGAAATAGTTAGCCTTACATTTATGAATGTGGATGGTGTGAATAACGTTAAAGTAGCATCAGCTGTTATATCTACAGGCATCGGTAAAGGTATAGGTGCTTTGGCTGAAAATATAAATAAAGTTGCGGACAAAACAGGTGTTAGAGCCACATTTGATGTTACAGCTATCGCAGATAAAGCTATCGCAGGTGGCAAGATAAGATCTCTTACTATTAATGGTGTCAAAATAGGAGACTTGGTAATTAAAGCAAAAGATGAAAATGGAGCTCTTGTTAATGCAATTAACTCTGTAAAAGATCAAACTGGAGTAGAGGCTTCAGTAAATACTGAAGGCAAACTTGTTTTAACAAGCCGTGAAGGTCGCGCTATAAGAATTACAGGTGACAATGGTGCTGATAAAAAAGTAGGACAGGCTTTGGGTATGTCAGAAAAAATTGCTGATATGCTAAGTAAAGAAGGTTCTGTGTTTGCAGGAAGGCTAAATCTTGTTCGTCTTGACGGTAGAGATATAAAAGTAGAGAGTGGCAATGCCGGCAAGAGTAAATTTTCTGTGGCATTTAGTGCAGATGGAAACAAAAATGGTGGTAATCAACAATCAGTATCTTTAAGAGATATAAAAGGTCAAATAAACGTAAGTGTTGCTGCAGCTATGGGCTTCCAAAGAATGAGTAGAGGTGTTATGACTTCAGCTCAATCAGCAGGTGTTATGACACTACGTGGTGCAATGGCGGTTATGGATATAGCAGAGTCTGCTCAACGCACGCTTGATTTTATCCGCTCTGACCTAGGTTCTGTTCAAAATCAACTTGTAGCAACAGTTAATAACATAACAGTTACTCAAGTAAACGTAAAATCGGCAGAGTCTCAAATAAGAGATGTTGATTTTGCTAAAGAATCAGCAAACTTCTCTAAGTTTAACATCCTAGCTCAATCAGGAAGTTATGCAATGAGTCAAGCTAACGCTGTTCAACAAAACGTTCTTAGATTGCTTCAGTAA